In one Zobellia galactanivorans genomic region, the following are encoded:
- a CDS encoding DNA topoisomerase IV subunit A: MIQRILPIMATLLLTASCYQPERNCADFKDGKYSFTTTIDGKEKTTLFERYGDLEIDYYEGKSDSSSVRWINDCEYIVKKLNPKNKSEEQSIHMKILSTTEDSYIFEFNIVGQGQPSRGTAVKIE, from the coding sequence ATGATACAGAGAATACTCCCCATTATGGCTACGTTGCTCCTAACGGCATCGTGTTACCAGCCCGAAAGAAACTGCGCTGATTTCAAGGACGGAAAATACTCGTTCACCACCACCATTGACGGCAAAGAAAAGACAACACTGTTCGAACGTTACGGCGACCTCGAAATCGATTACTACGAAGGAAAATCGGATTCATCATCCGTTCGATGGATCAACGATTGCGAATACATCGTCAAGAAACTGAACCCGAAAAACAAATCGGAAGAACAGTCGATCCACATGAAAATACTATCTACAACGGAGGATTCATATATTTTTGAATTCAATATCGTAGGCCAGGGCCAACCCTCCAGGGGTACCGCCGTAAAAATAGAGTAA
- a CDS encoding helix-turn-helix transcriptional regulator, producing the protein MVNTTDFIQRLEHLLSYYGLSASGFADKINVQRSSISHLLSGRNKPSLDFVLKVVKAFPEVNLYWLLNGKGSFPSEPKPEEPPRPKPQAPSSTPQSIVQKAVAESKKTIEKIVIFYSDGSFKAYDNK; encoded by the coding sequence ATGGTAAACACAACGGATTTTATTCAACGCTTAGAGCACCTTTTGAGTTATTACGGCTTGTCCGCCTCGGGTTTCGCGGACAAAATCAATGTACAGCGCTCGAGCATTTCCCACCTATTGTCTGGCAGAAACAAACCAAGTTTAGATTTTGTTTTAAAGGTCGTAAAGGCTTTTCCCGAAGTAAACCTCTATTGGCTACTAAACGGAAAAGGGTCTTTCCCTTCCGAACCTAAACCCGAAGAACCGCCCCGGCCCAAACCCCAAGCCCCTTCTTCCACACCACAAAGTATTGTACAAAAGGCAGTTGCCGAGTCGAAAAAAACCATTGAGAAAATCGTCATCTTTTATTCCGATGGAAGTTTTAAGGCTTATGACAATAAATAG